The stretch of DNA CGGCGGGAGGAAGTCCCTTTCGAGTTGTAGAAGCGTCGCCATCGCAACGACCACTGCAGCGATAACGGCGATAAGATTTAGCCAAGGCATCGCGAGGCTGAACCGGATGACGCCGGTGGCTACCCACTTCAGCAAGCGGAGCAACGGCCCGTCCTTCCCGTGACCGATGCTCTTGCTGCGCCCGAGCAACAGGTACGACAGCACCGGCGTCACAGTGAGCGACACGCCGAGTGACGCGGCGATGGAAACGACGTACGCCACTCCAAGCGGCGCAAAGAGTCGGCCCTCCATCCCTGTCAAAGCGAACAGCGGCAGGAACGCCAGGCAGACGATGATCGTGCTGTAGACAATCGAGCTGCGGACTTCGACGCTCGCCTCGTAAACGACCTGAATCGCGGGCCTCGGCTCGGCCTGAGTGCGGTTCTCCTTGAGCCGACGAAAAATGTTTTCGACATCGACAATCGCGTCGTCGACGAGCTCACCGATTGCGACCGCCAAGCCGCCGAGTGTCATCGTGTTAATCGACAGACCGAACCAGTGAAACACGAGCATCGTCACCGCCAGCGACAGCGGGATCGCGGTGAGCGAGATAAACGTCGTGCGGAAGTTCATCAAGAACGCGAAGAGGATGATCACCACGAGAATGCAGCCGTCGCGCAGGGCTTCGGCCACGTTGTGCAGCGCGCGATCGATGAAGGCACGCTGGGCGTAAACGGGCTCGACGCGGACATCGGCGCCGAGGGCGCCTCGCATCTCGGCTACCGCTTCCATCACTCCCTGATGGAGCTTGCGTGTATCGGCGCCGGGTTGCTTGCTGATGGTGAGAATCACGGCGGGACCCCCAGAGAAGGCTCCCCCGGTCTGACGGACGTAAGCGCTGCCGTCGCCGCGCTTGATCTGTGGTCCCTCGACAACGCGCGCCACCTCGGCGAGCGTCACCGGCCGGCCGTCGCGGACGGTGACCGGGACTTTCTTCAGGTCTTCGATGGATTTCACCCGACCCAGCGCGCGGACGAGCAGTTCGTTCGGGCCTTGCTGGTCGAGGTAGCCGCCCGTCGCGTTCTGATTCGAGCTGGCGATCGCTTCGCGGATATCGGCTAGCGTCACGCCGTAGCGCCGCTGGGCTTCGGCGTTCACCAACACTTGGAACTGCTTACGGCCGCCACCCATCGTGAAGACCTGGGCGACGCCGGGAACCGTCAACAGCCGCTGCCGCAGCACCCAGTCCGCGCGGGTGCGCAGCTCGATAGGGTCGGTGGCCCCCGCCTCGCTCCACATGCCCAGCACGAGAACTTGTCCCATGATGGACGAGATCGGCGCCAACTGTGGTTGCACCCCTTCGGGCATCCTCTCGGCGACCATCGCGAGCCGTTCGGCGACGACCTGTCGGTCGATGTAGATGTCGGTGCCGTAGTCGAACTCGACATAGATCACCGACAGCCCGATGCCTGAAGCGCTACGGACCGCGATCACGCCGTTGGCGCCGTTGAACGCGGTCTCGAGTGGGAAAGTGATGAGCGACTCGACCTCTTCGGGCGCGAGTCCCGGCGCCTCGGTCATGACGACGACGCGCGGACGATCGAGGTCGGGAAAGACGTCGATCGGCATCAAGGTCGCCGACCACACGCCCGCCGCCATGACCGCGCACGCCAAGCCTAGCACCAGCAACTGATTACGCAACGAGAATCGGATAACGGCGTTGAGCATCGTGCGAGGCGCCTGATCAGTGGTTGTGGCCGGCGTGGGGATCGATAGCTCCGCCCGCCTTGTTCTTCAGAGCGAGCTGCATCTGGTGCGCGCCGGTCATCGCGACGGAGTCGCCCGGGAAGACGGCGCCGTCGTTGGCGACCACCACCGAGCGTCGATCGCGGTAACGCTCGTGGACCGCGATGCGATCGAAGTGGTCGCCGTTCTGCACGAACACAAAGCTGTCGGGCCCTTCCTTCACGACCGCTCCGGCCGGCAGCACGATCTGGTCGGCCCACTCCTCCACGGGAACGCGCAGTTGCATCCGCTGCCCCGGCCTGTAGCGCCACGATAAAAATCGTTGACCCGATTCGTTCTGGGTGTCTTCGACAATCTCGTTCTTCAGCGAGACATAGAACGGAAGCGTCCGCGAAGCGGCGTTCACTTCGTTCGCCAAGTAAGCAATCGATAGACCTGTCAAGTCGCGCTCGGAGCCGAGTTGTTCGACGACCGCTGTCGCCTTCCAACCACGGCGTTTGGCCTCGGCGACCGCAGTGGCGTCGGTCTCGAAGGCGGCGCCCTCGATATAGAGCTCGCTGTAGTCGGCGAGCACACAAAGCACGTCGCCCGTGTTGACGGTTTCTCCCTTGTGGATGTCGAGCGATTGGACCACGAGCGGGTCACTCGCCGGCGTATGGTGTGTGGGCTCGTCATCGGTCGCCGCCTCTTCGTCCGTGAAGAGCGCCTGCTGGACCGGCGGCGTGTTGGAGAGTTGAATGCCATCTCCGTGTGGGTGGCTGTGATCGTCAAGGCTCGGGGCAAAAACCCGCATCTGCGTGAGGAGCCGTCGGTCCGTAGCGATTCGATCAACCTGTTCCATCGACAGCCCGTGCAACCGCAGGGCTTCGCGCTGCGAAGCAAGCGACGCCAGTAGCTTGTCGCGCGCGTACTTGCGTTCTAACAGCACCTTTCCCGGCACGGCGCCGCTGGCGCTGACCTCTTCGAGTCGAGCGACCTCTTTCTCCTCGACATCGAGATTGCCGAGTGTTTGCAAGAACTCCTTCTGAGAGTTCACAAGGTCCTCATGGGTCAAACGTAACTCGAATAGCAGCGTCCCCGGTGTGACAGCTTCCCCCGTGACGGCGTGAACATGGGTGACAACTCCCGTCATCGGAGCGCTTACCGGTAGTCGACTGCGACCGGGACGTTCGACGACGA from Botrimarina mediterranea encodes:
- a CDS encoding efflux RND transporter periplasmic adaptor subunit, yielding MPSPIRGVTAVLGLALALIAFAGGVVVASLDTPVARWARAWRGDTAVDHDDHDDHEGHDHEVHDDEHADHDHDHNHEGHSEEASLELSAAAMANLGLGPETVRPVETSTYVRSVSVPAVVVERPGRSRLPVSAPMTGVVTHVHAVTGEAVTPGTLLFELRLTHEDLVNSQKEFLQTLGNLDVEEKEVARLEEVSASGAVPGKVLLERKYARDKLLASLASQREALRLHGLSMEQVDRIATDRRLLTQMRVFAPSLDDHSHPHGDGIQLSNTPPVQQALFTDEEAATDDEPTHHTPASDPLVVQSLDIHKGETVNTGDVLCVLADYSELYIEGAAFETDATAVAEAKRRGWKATAVVEQLGSERDLTGLSIAYLANEVNAASRTLPFYVSLKNEIVEDTQNESGQRFLSWRYRPGQRMQLRVPVEEWADQIVLPAGAVVKEGPDSFVFVQNGDHFDRIAVHERYRDRRSVVVANDGAVFPGDSVAMTGAHQMQLALKNKAGGAIDPHAGHNH
- a CDS encoding efflux RND transporter permease subunit, which encodes MLNAVIRFSLRNQLLVLGLACAVMAAGVWSATLMPIDVFPDLDRPRVVVMTEAPGLAPEEVESLITFPLETAFNGANGVIAVRSASGIGLSVIYVEFDYGTDIYIDRQVVAERLAMVAERMPEGVQPQLAPISSIMGQVLVLGMWSEAGATDPIELRTRADWVLRQRLLTVPGVAQVFTMGGGRKQFQVLVNAEAQRRYGVTLADIREAIASSNQNATGGYLDQQGPNELLVRALGRVKSIEDLKKVPVTVRDGRPVTLAEVARVVEGPQIKRGDGSAYVRQTGGAFSGGPAVILTISKQPGADTRKLHQGVMEAVAEMRGALGADVRVEPVYAQRAFIDRALHNVAEALRDGCILVVIILFAFLMNFRTTFISLTAIPLSLAVTMLVFHWFGLSINTMTLGGLAVAIGELVDDAIVDVENIFRRLKENRTQAEPRPAIQVVYEASVEVRSSIVYSTIIVCLAFLPLFALTGMEGRLFAPLGVAYVVSIAASLGVSLTVTPVLSYLLLGRSKSIGHGKDGPLLRLLKWVATGVIRFSLAMPWLNLIAVIAAVVVAMATLLQLERDFLPPFNEGTVQLNVLLPPGTSLATSNAVNQQVERRLTENPDVIQFARRTGRAELDEHAEPVSASEYLIDLDPKSPRSREEQLAAIRAMMDEFPGVVSATEQPIAHLISHMLSGVKAQVGIKIFGDDLDVLRREAEKTRAAIANVPGVRDLLVEQQTLIPQLRIELDRDKLLLNGLSVEAVNQMIETAMNGRVVSEVLIGQRTFDLLVRLDEDARENIEVLRRLPIETPGGGVAPLESVARIYTSAGPNVVNREQVRRRIVVQCNVAGRGLVDVVQDIKDRLRPIQEALPPGYYFEFSGQFESQQKASRMIGWLFIASLGGVFLVLYSMFKSVNLALQVMAAVPMAFIGSVAALVLTGQTLTIASIVGFISLAGIASRNGILLLQHYLHLVKHEGETWTHEMILRGGVERLAPVLMTALTAGIALAPLVVAAGEPGKEILYPVATVILGGVISSTLLDFFVHPALFWLFGRKEGERVVSERDEQRL